One segment of Saprospiraceae bacterium DNA contains the following:
- a CDS encoding class I SAM-dependent methyltransferase — MLAKIFLELTEFPWFRRIAWKPIYNRLAKNFPFDDWVFMNYGFEPDEQVARPELSEADEPDRYPLQLYHFLATQTDIEGKTMLEVGSGRGGGASYIARYLKPTSIIGMDIADNAVAFANKRHKSPNLGYVTGNAEQIPFEDGRFDVVINVESSHAYGSVANFFEEVKRVLRPGGYFLITDMRDPKNLATFEQTLLGSGLSLVAKKVISENVVQAIALEDDMKRARIRKQIPARYVKFFEEFGGVKGSQIDKDLRSGKLIYFWYVLQKK; from the coding sequence ATGCTCGCAAAAATCTTTCTTGAACTGACGGAATTTCCATGGTTTCGCCGCATTGCTTGGAAACCCATTTACAACCGCCTCGCCAAAAATTTCCCTTTTGACGATTGGGTGTTTATGAACTACGGCTTTGAGCCGGATGAGCAGGTGGCCCGGCCCGAACTTTCAGAAGCCGATGAACCTGACCGCTATCCGCTTCAACTCTATCATTTTTTGGCCACACAAACCGATATTGAGGGAAAAACGATGCTCGAAGTCGGTAGCGGGCGCGGCGGCGGCGCTTCCTACATAGCCCGTTACCTGAAGCCCACAAGCATCATTGGCATGGACATAGCCGACAACGCTGTCGCGTTTGCCAACAAGCGGCACAAAAGCCCCAATCTCGGCTATGTGACGGGCAACGCTGAACAAATTCCTTTTGAAGATGGCCGCTTCGATGTCGTTATCAATGTCGAATCGAGCCACGCCTATGGCTCAGTGGCCAATTTTTTTGAAGAGGTAAAGCGAGTGTTGCGTCCCGGCGGTTATTTTTTGATAACGGATATGCGCGACCCCAAAAACCTCGCAACATTCGAGCAAACCCTGTTGGGTAGCGGGCTTTCACTTGTTGCCAAGAAGGTGATTTCTGAAAATGTGGTGCAGGCGATTGCGCTTGAAGACGATATGAAACGCGCCCGCATCCGCAAACAAATTCCCGCCCGTTATGTCAAATTTTTCGAGGAATTCGGCGGCGTGAAAGGCTCGCAGATTGACAAGGATTTGCGCTCTGGCAAGCTGATTTATTTCTGGTATGTGCTTCAAAAAAAGTAA
- a CDS encoding methyltransferase domain-containing protein, producing MNFKFLFPTFRNRYLFVRDRLRKYAGNEQPHPDETVGKGIPPPPAPTSPIPTGAGRQPDGNQLTTNNKQPTIHNGLNLGTGEGDYDRMIAAYCTELIACDVNEEDLAHARALNAGVMNLRYEPNNALALTYPDQYFDLIVSCEVIEHVGDPAQMLREMSRVMKPGGVAIMTFPSREFPITYDPVNRIWQVTRSESSREYAISQGAYAFGHDYLIGSDDFRRWAREAGFEIVEFKGLSRHFVGLLEMYWTGIAQRVFKKNARNVSEEKERKGGALRPASTKEPALVFITDGLLWLDKLLFGWTGRSVGKGVVLRKK from the coding sequence ATGAACTTCAAATTTCTTTTTCCCACTTTCCGAAACCGCTACCTGTTCGTGCGCGACAGGCTAAGAAAGTACGCCGGAAACGAACAACCCCACCCCGACGAGACCGTCGGAAAGGGAATACCTCCCCCCCCCGCCCCGACAAGCCCAATCCCTACCGGCGCGGGCAGGCAGCCGGACGGGAATCAACTAACAACCAACAACAAGCAACCAACAATTCACAACGGATTAAACCTCGGCACTGGTGAGGGCGACTACGACCGCATGATTGCTGCTTACTGCACCGAGTTGATTGCTTGTGATGTGAACGAGGAGGACCTTGCCCATGCCCGCGCACTCAATGCAGGCGTGATGAATCTTCGCTACGAACCCAACAACGCGCTGGCCTTGACGTATCCCGACCAGTATTTCGACCTCATCGTGAGTTGCGAAGTCATAGAGCACGTCGGCGACCCGGCCCAAATGCTCCGCGAGATGAGCCGCGTGATGAAGCCCGGCGGCGTGGCGATTATGACTTTTCCGAGCCGCGAGTTCCCTATCACATACGACCCCGTGAACCGTATATGGCAGGTGACTCGGAGCGAGAGCAGCCGCGAATACGCGATTTCGCAAGGCGCTTATGCTTTTGGCCACGATTACCTGATTGGCTCGGACGACTTTCGGCGTTGGGCACGGGAGGCAGGTTTTGAGATAGTAGAGTTTAAGGGGCTGAGCCGCCACTTTGTCGGGTTGTTGGAAATGTATTGGACGGGCATCGCGCAACGCGTTTTCAAAAAAAACGCCCGCAACGTAAGCGAGGAAAAGGAGCGCAAGGGGGGGGCCTTACGCCCTGCCTCGACCAAGGAGCCAGCCCTTGTTTTCATCACGGATGGCTTGCTCTGGCTCGACAAACTCTTGTTCGGATGGACGGGGCGGAGTGTGGGGAAGGGCGTTGTGCTGAGGAAAAAGTAA
- a CDS encoding TonB-dependent receptor → MTTKTGSLTLLLLWLVATLPLSAQQASVRGQLQGSNGEAVAFANVALFAAADSSLYKAGTSDDAGIFDMNGLGAGHYYLKVVGLGFGEFQQPGIRLAEGQRLDLGVLTLTAKDINLAETTVTASRAMVEIKPDRTVFNVEGTINSAGSDAITLLRKAPSVTVDNNDNISVLGRSGVLLYVDGKRLPLTGDDLTNYLQNLPAEQIDRIEIITNPGARYEAEGNAGIIDIRLKKDKNLGANGSVNTTHSMGRHHRSNLSSSANYRNKRLNAFGTGGLGDGVGFHEMKFLSYLNGMEQREINNQRNDWDFLNYRVGADFFLTDKHTIGLLVGGGSNKRLNYSFNRITLAQENTPALIDSILVANTTANNLRHQQTYNLNYRFDNKNGRSLNMDFDYGHYQNDSKRHQPNRYFDASEENVLTEIINSFDTPTDIDIYTLQVDYEDKLWGGTLGAGSKLSRVISDNTFLFFDEINETPLLNTRRSNLFKYDEKVYAGYVNYARALNTKWKFSAGLRAEQTDARGDLQAFLPELEEPPVLFNYLSWFPSAGLTWDVAPKHTLALNGGRRINRPDYNVLNPFNNQISQLSYEKGNPYLRPEIVNNLELGYTLAYRYNLKIAYSRTTDQITRLIAPDKEDPRAGFITWANLADQTVWSLNVSAPVQILKWWNAYFNASASHLDNQADYGNGAVVDVQAFTYSIYQQHTFDMPFGLKGEISGYYSGPGVWGGVFLYESNWSLNLGLQRKFLRERLTVRLSADDIFYETGWDGYSNFDGLLSYGSGRWDSRRVGISLGYRFGNDNVKSRKRSTGIEAEAGRVKD, encoded by the coding sequence ATGACTACAAAAACGGGTTCTCTTACCCTCCTTTTGCTGTGGCTTGTTGCCACCCTTCCTCTATCGGCCCAACAAGCCAGTGTGCGCGGGCAATTGCAAGGCTCCAATGGAGAAGCCGTCGCCTTTGCCAACGTGGCGTTGTTCGCAGCCGCCGATAGCAGCCTTTACAAGGCAGGCACCAGCGACGATGCCGGCATTTTCGACATGAATGGCTTGGGAGCCGGGCACTACTACCTGAAAGTGGTTGGCCTCGGATTCGGCGAATTTCAGCAGCCGGGCATCCGCTTGGCCGAAGGCCAACGCTTGGATTTGGGAGTGCTCACCTTGACCGCCAAGGATATCAATTTGGCGGAAACGACCGTGACGGCATCGAGGGCCATGGTCGAAATCAAGCCCGACCGTACCGTTTTCAACGTGGAAGGCACCATCAATAGCGCAGGCTCGGATGCCATCACCCTGCTCCGCAAAGCCCCCAGCGTGACGGTGGACAACAACGACAATATCAGCGTATTGGGGCGTTCGGGGGTGCTGCTCTATGTGGACGGCAAGCGGCTGCCCCTTACGGGCGACGACCTCACCAACTACCTGCAAAACTTACCCGCCGAACAAATTGACCGCATCGAAATCATCACAAACCCCGGCGCGCGATACGAGGCAGAAGGCAATGCGGGTATCATTGACATCCGGCTTAAAAAAGACAAAAACCTCGGCGCCAATGGCTCGGTGAACACCACCCACAGCATGGGTCGCCACCACCGCTCCAACCTCAGCAGCAGCGCCAACTATCGCAACAAACGCCTCAATGCCTTCGGCACAGGCGGGCTTGGCGATGGTGTAGGGTTTCACGAAATGAAATTCCTGAGCTATCTCAACGGGATGGAGCAACGCGAAATCAACAACCAACGCAACGATTGGGATTTTCTCAACTACCGCGTTGGCGCAGATTTTTTCCTGACCGACAAGCATACCATCGGGCTGCTGGTGGGAGGCGGAAGCAACAAGCGGCTCAATTATTCATTCAACCGCATCACGCTCGCTCAGGAAAACACACCCGCGCTGATTGACAGCATTCTGGTGGCCAACACGACGGCCAACAATCTCCGCCATCAACAAACCTACAACCTCAACTATCGGTTCGACAACAAAAACGGTCGCAGCCTCAACATGGACTTCGACTACGGCCACTACCAAAACGACAGCAAACGCCACCAGCCCAACCGCTACTTCGATGCCTCGGAAGAGAATGTGCTCACCGAAATCATCAACAGTTTCGACACCCCCACCGACATTGACATTTACACCCTTCAGGTGGACTATGAGGACAAACTCTGGGGCGGCACACTTGGGGCAGGCTCTAAGCTCAGCCGCGTGATTTCGGACAACACGTTTTTGTTTTTTGACGAAATAAACGAAACCCCCTTGCTCAATACTCGCCGCTCCAACCTGTTCAAATACGATGAAAAAGTGTACGCAGGCTATGTGAACTACGCCCGAGCGCTGAACACAAAATGGAAATTTTCCGCCGGGCTTCGCGCAGAGCAAACCGACGCAAGAGGAGACTTGCAGGCCTTCTTGCCCGAGCTGGAAGAGCCTCCCGTCTTGTTCAACTACCTCAGCTGGTTTCCGAGCGCGGGGCTGACCTGGGATGTAGCCCCCAAACACACCCTCGCCCTCAACGGCGGCCGGCGCATCAACCGTCCCGACTATAACGTGCTCAACCCTTTCAACAACCAAATCAGCCAGCTTTCCTACGAAAAAGGCAACCCCTATCTCCGTCCCGAAATCGTGAACAACCTCGAGCTCGGCTATACCCTCGCCTATCGTTACAACCTAAAAATAGCCTACAGCCGCACGACAGACCAAATCACCCGGCTCATCGCGCCAGACAAAGAAGACCCGCGAGCAGGCTTCATCACTTGGGCCAACTTGGCCGACCAAACCGTGTGGAGCCTCAACGTCAGCGCCCCCGTTCAAATCCTCAAATGGTGGAATGCTTACTTCAACGCCAGCGCCTCGCATTTGGACAACCAAGCCGACTACGGCAACGGCGCGGTGGTGGACGTGCAGGCATTCACATACAGCATCTACCAGCAACACACCTTCGATATGCCGTTTGGCCTAAAAGGCGAAATCTCCGGCTACTATTCTGGCCCCGGCGTGTGGGGCGGCGTGTTTCTCTACGAATCCAATTGGAGCCTCAATCTGGGCTTGCAGCGCAAGTTTTTGCGCGAGCGCCTCACGGTGCGCCTCAGCGCCGACGATATTTTCTACGAAACCGGCTGGGATGGCTACTCCAACTTCGACGGGCTGCTCTCCTATGGCAGTGGCCGTTGGGACAGCCGTCGGGTAGGGATAAGCTTGGGCTACCGCTTTGGCAACGACAATGTGAAATCGCGCAAACGGAGCACTGGCATCGAGGCAGAGGCCGGCAGGGTGAAAGACTAA
- a CDS encoding acyl-CoA carboxylase subunit beta yields the protein MDNKLEILQSKLAEAKLGGGQARIDAQHKKGKLTARERVHFLLDEDSFEEVGALVTHRSTDFGMAEQQYLGDGVVTGYGTIGGRLVYVFAQDFTVFGGSLSETHAEKICKIMDLAMKNGAPVIGLNDSGGARIQEGVNSLGGYADIFYRNVQASGVIPQISAILGPCAGGAVYSPAMTDFILMVEGSSYMFVTGPNVVKTVTNENVTSEELGGASTHATKSGVTHLVASNDVDCMAKIKRLLSFIPQNCEDKAPTLPYTLGDEYRDELTSIIPENANQPYDMKEVIAGIVDAESFFEIHENYAENIVVGFARLAGRSIGIVANQPMSLAGVLDVNSSKKAARFVRFCDCFNIPLLVLEDVPGFLPGTDQEWNAIITNGAKLLYAFSEATVPRITVITRKAYGGAYDVMNSKHIGADMNFAWPSAEIAVMGAKGASEIIFKKEIDAADDPAAKLLEKEKEYANTFANPYRAAARGFIDEVIHPRETRRKLIKAFAMLEHKAVARAKRKHGNVPL from the coding sequence ATGGACAACAAACTTGAAATCCTCCAATCCAAACTCGCCGAGGCAAAGCTCGGCGGCGGCCAGGCCCGCATAGATGCTCAACACAAAAAAGGAAAACTAACAGCCCGCGAGCGCGTCCATTTCCTGCTCGACGAGGACAGCTTCGAAGAAGTCGGCGCGCTCGTCACCCACCGCAGCACCGATTTTGGCATGGCCGAGCAACAATACCTCGGCGACGGCGTGGTGACGGGCTACGGCACGATTGGCGGGCGGCTCGTGTATGTCTTTGCACAAGATTTCACCGTGTTCGGCGGCTCGCTGTCCGAAACCCACGCGGAAAAAATTTGCAAAATCATGGACTTGGCCATGAAAAACGGTGCCCCCGTCATCGGCCTCAACGACTCGGGCGGCGCACGCATCCAAGAAGGGGTGAACTCTTTGGGCGGCTACGCCGATATTTTTTACCGCAATGTGCAAGCCAGCGGTGTCATTCCGCAAATCTCCGCCATACTCGGCCCCTGCGCGGGTGGCGCGGTGTATAGCCCGGCCATGACCGATTTCATCCTGATGGTGGAGGGCAGCTCCTACATGTTCGTGACTGGCCCCAACGTGGTGAAAACCGTCACTAACGAAAACGTCACTTCCGAAGAACTCGGCGGCGCCAGCACCCATGCCACCAAATCCGGCGTGACCCACCTCGTGGCCTCCAACGACGTGGATTGCATGGCCAAAATCAAACGACTGCTCTCCTTCATCCCCCAAAACTGCGAGGACAAAGCACCCACATTGCCTTACACACTTGGCGACGAATACCGCGACGAACTGACCTCCATCATCCCCGAAAACGCCAATCAACCATACGACATGAAAGAGGTGATTGCAGGCATTGTGGATGCGGAGTCGTTTTTTGAAATCCATGAAAACTACGCGGAAAACATCGTCGTCGGCTTCGCTCGCCTCGCCGGACGCAGCATCGGCATCGTGGCAAACCAACCGATGAGCCTCGCGGGCGTGCTCGACGTGAACTCTTCTAAAAAAGCCGCGCGTTTCGTGCGTTTTTGCGACTGCTTCAACATCCCCTTGCTAGTGCTCGAAGACGTGCCCGGATTCCTGCCCGGCACCGACCAGGAGTGGAACGCCATCATCACCAACGGCGCAAAACTGCTCTACGCTTTCTCCGAAGCCACCGTGCCGCGCATCACCGTCATCACCCGCAAAGCCTACGGCGGCGCTTACGACGTGATGAACTCCAAACACATCGGCGCGGACATGAACTTCGCGTGGCCTTCTGCCGAAATCGCCGTGATGGGCGCGAAAGGCGCCTCCGAAATCATTTTCAAAAAGGAAATAGACGCGGCGGACGACCCGGCTGCCAAACTTTTAGAGAAAGAAAAAGAATATGCCAACACCTTCGCAAACCCCTACCGCGCCGCCGCACGAGGCTTTATTGACGAAGTGATTCATCCCCGCGAGACACGACGAAAACTCATCAAAGCCTTCGCGATGCTGGAGCACAAGGCAGTGGCGCGGGCGAAAAGGAAGCATGGAAATGTGCCGTTGTGA
- a CDS encoding dynamin family protein, which produces MILNQRTQAIRAQVEDLVKDLQSLSAEIGHKDLAATVGELRNRMNDPFMFVIVGEVKAGKSSFVNALLDAGREICPVAPQPLTDTIQQILYAEKEETVVVNPYLKKVYLPVDILRDIAVVDTPGTNSIVERHQEITENFIPASDLVIFVFEAKNPYRQSAWDFFEFIHRDWHKKIIFVLQQKDLLSAEDLAVNERGLFDFAQKKGMSEPPIFATSAKAEMEGRFDESGFSTVRDYIRTHVTGGRGAMLKLKNNLTTARGILARIRHDLDTRAAQFKADTHFRHDISQTLDNQEKKSNHQVGLLVENLLNGYARITKGIGDELSDGLSFPSMLVRSFKGIFRKQASIKDWLDELTQKLELQLNGELKIKLNEGVVDLADSVQQMAKMIDLKIRTSNTVVKSDSYIFEDIADKRAAVLKELQEAFSRFMSRSENFNDERLFPENAAVSPNIAAGSGAAIVGIILAGVTKITVLDITGGVLTGLGMLFAGVTAGLQRRKIINGYTEEIAKGRGRMQEALDTKLRGYVHTIRERIQGNFSELDALLANEEIQIAQFNERYAALDKRLTDLDAGLGD; this is translated from the coding sequence ATGATTCTCAACCAACGCACCCAAGCCATTCGTGCGCAGGTCGAAGACCTCGTCAAAGACCTGCAATCGCTCAGCGCTGAAATCGGCCACAAAGATTTGGCCGCCACCGTCGGCGAATTGCGCAACCGCATGAACGACCCCTTCATGTTCGTCATCGTGGGGGAAGTGAAGGCGGGCAAAAGCAGCTTCGTCAATGCTTTGCTCGACGCGGGGCGGGAGATATGCCCCGTGGCCCCGCAACCGCTGACCGACACCATCCAACAGATTCTCTACGCGGAAAAAGAGGAAACAGTGGTCGTCAATCCATACCTTAAAAAGGTCTATCTGCCAGTTGATATCCTGCGCGACATTGCCGTCGTGGACACGCCCGGCACCAATTCCATCGTGGAGCGCCATCAGGAAATCACCGAGAATTTCATACCTGCCAGCGACCTCGTCATTTTTGTCTTTGAGGCCAAAAACCCCTACCGCCAGTCGGCATGGGATTTTTTTGAATTCATTCACCGCGATTGGCACAAAAAAATCATCTTCGTGTTGCAGCAAAAAGACTTGCTCTCGGCGGAAGATTTGGCGGTGAACGAACGCGGCCTTTTCGATTTTGCCCAAAAGAAAGGCATGAGCGAGCCACCCATTTTTGCCACCAGCGCCAAGGCCGAGATGGAAGGCAGATTCGACGAAAGCGGCTTCTCCACCGTGCGTGACTACATTCGCACCCACGTCACCGGCGGACGTGGAGCCATGCTCAAACTCAAAAACAACCTCACGACCGCTCGCGGCATTCTCGCTCGCATCCGCCACGACCTCGACACCCGCGCGGCGCAATTCAAAGCCGACACCCATTTCCGCCACGACATCAGCCAGACGCTCGACAATCAGGAAAAAAAATCGAACCATCAAGTCGGCTTGCTCGTCGAGAACCTCCTCAATGGCTACGCCCGCATCACCAAAGGTATCGGCGATGAACTTTCCGACGGTCTTTCTTTCCCCTCCATGCTCGTGCGCTCGTTCAAAGGCATTTTCCGCAAACAAGCCTCCATCAAAGACTGGCTCGACGAACTGACCCAAAAACTCGAGCTCCAACTCAACGGCGAACTAAAAATCAAACTCAACGAAGGTGTGGTGGATTTGGCCGACTCCGTGCAGCAAATGGCCAAGATGATTGACCTCAAAATCCGAACGAGCAACACGGTGGTGAAAAGCGATTCCTACATTTTTGAGGACATCGCCGACAAACGCGCTGCCGTGCTCAAAGAATTGCAAGAGGCATTCTCGCGCTTCATGTCGCGTTCCGAAAATTTCAACGACGAGCGCCTGTTCCCCGAAAACGCCGCCGTATCGCCCAATATCGCTGCCGGAAGCGGGGCCGCCATCGTGGGCATCATCTTGGCCGGCGTCACCAAAATCACCGTGCTCGACATCACGGGCGGAGTGCTCACGGGGTTGGGCATGCTGTTCGCGGGCGTGACCGCTGGCTTGCAACGCCGCAAAATCATCAACGGCTACACCGAGGAAATCGCCAAGGGACGAGGCCGGATGCAGGAGGCGCTCGA
- a CDS encoding N-acetylmuramoyl-L-alanine amidase, with translation MLASETLSYEQVFLQFEQNRGRVSVLQVSHPDGQPFHLNVYSPGHHSFYYAERFSKERIVLHFTAGFLQGDVPWLTRANKYVSVPFVVGRSGEIFNLYRSAYWSYHLGVGDRRWDRASIGIELSNIGPLVLEGNMLKYEVQRQLPDGRLVTVRYDYCDVNESAYYQRIPQRYRGHEFFAAFTDAQYNSLARLLVYLTNRYNIPRVFLPPATRFDALPQNFSHRGILSHVNYRPSGKWDIGPAFDWARLEAAVNQQVILEP, from the coding sequence ATGTTAGCCAGCGAGACTTTATCCTACGAGCAAGTTTTTTTGCAATTTGAACAGAATCGGGGCAGAGTCTCCGTTCTACAGGTGTCGCACCCCGACGGCCAGCCCTTCCACCTCAACGTCTATTCGCCCGGGCACCATTCGTTCTACTATGCCGAGCGATTTTCTAAGGAGCGCATCGTGCTGCATTTCACCGCAGGTTTCTTGCAAGGCGACGTGCCGTGGCTGACGCGTGCCAACAAGTATGTGTCGGTGCCATTCGTGGTCGGTCGCAGTGGCGAAATTTTCAACCTTTACCGCTCGGCATATTGGTCGTATCACCTTGGCGTGGGCGATAGGCGCTGGGATAGGGCTTCCATCGGTATCGAGTTGAGCAATATCGGGCCTTTGGTGCTGGAAGGCAATATGCTGAAATACGAGGTGCAGCGGCAACTGCCCGACGGGCGACTCGTCACGGTGCGCTACGATTACTGTGATGTCAATGAATCGGCCTATTATCAACGCATACCGCAGCGATACAGGGGTCATGAGTTTTTCGCCGCCTTCACCGATGCCCAATACAACTCGCTGGCGCGTTTGCTGGTGTACCTGACCAATCGCTACAACATCCCGCGCGTGTTTCTTCCGCCTGCCACTCGTTTTGATGCCTTGCCTCAGAACTTCTCGCATAGAGGCATTTTGAGCCATGTCAACTACCGGCCTTCTGGCAAATGGGACATAGGCCCTGCGTTCGACTGGGCGCGACTGGAGGCGGCAGTCAACCAACAAGTCATTCTCGAGCCCTAA